A single Epinephelus lanceolatus isolate andai-2023 chromosome 22, ASM4190304v1, whole genome shotgun sequence DNA region contains:
- the rpgrip1 gene encoding protein fantom isoform X2, with translation MSPVMDETAGDLPVRDVGLMRGGLMPTVPDTLRDVKPWKKHNVMKTKVDPQRLFRFPREHLEDLCLRLQEENSLLRQHTRTQEQRIRRMSARLMRLRQACPGSGAVKERDMEDTMQELEARVAMLESQKGVLQNKLSLAKQHIMDIGGRTPYRFSKGKSMEVEGGVRRAAQTAPPRYGPTLEDTRAEMERLSSVTEQVRATELELTAQALRDTLREKEKEIEGTVREMRKQQADRHRIIIRENVDLIRLQKQLTDKSTALRVTQEKFNNLQEAYENQLEESQRSLRQSQGALLEKVEELTEQLKQERQRALALEGQLTSSSLSLQTLDKLQEQISDLEGERDLIKENYNTLLESTLSVQSTHDGKVEQYREVKQRREEQEENIGRMEIQRLEDMLRAERAERGRLELEKEKLRCEKELLEESKEQEREFSGMTKDSREHLEQEVLRYREQVSALQDRLDSVTKEFDMSVEELSETLIQIKAFRMQQESRAGLRFLWADGTVEDSPRELANIQVSHAETVLELQKTRNILKLEHQISKDLQEELNTVSQKMGREREESRRRMAEKDKLLSKRALQINALQAQLKELAYSPRNYKRTIPMQYTWPAGDQEVVQSIEDDLSFSQLRAGESLLEIHLKAATFTPAGLRTMSGVPHEDIVTFCTYSLLDFEVHSTPLVSGSQPNYGFTSRYALTARDLGRLGGQGSRVRVELHQALGGVRFVTHGSGQMSLMGAMERRDERIGGSVKITGSEGALVGVVDFWVRLFNPAEPIDTVSEREADWRTATQRRPVQITLGWQDTGHEELHDYGGGIPNELVVMLERCVGLNSRWPGLLPDAYLTYRFYDLPPHVSQTVQSTADPVFNDTTSYPLAVTADVLHYLRSSSLWVYVFDDSDDQIPPPYLAKTPIPLRALATGREIRGDYVLRDPAGGPRGMVRVLIKWRYPFQPSADAALGGQGRQDREMESSEREQRRREEASQKPIAKPRVKTHLLEPRETKAVQKETKPLPRPPSVKQKGSQNKQPIPVKPLTTDRKRSSKRSPDLYQGTPHLTPEPRLTTPSHSPTRKSSPTTPSRRSSASSARTQDLPSMDQVSMDEEEEEEEESSESAAAGDSETSGSSESSSQSDIIIIPPKRKMRKGDKLRVEILSLSFEPSSRVARDKSVQRVYVEYRLLGVPMETTETPMSLRKPTKGEEIHYNFTRVIYVDGSQSAPLRQYLYTMLEGTDPNQGRLKFTVVSEPMDDEKECVDVGHAFLDLQELLLTGNDVSEQQIDVMSVDEDKEVIGNLKVSLEAAKALTGIYREFHQKKEAKKEDETDEEDEEEEEEEKEEEKEKEKEKEEDEQEEKQKKDPIPVIDDDDDDDSDF, from the exons CCCAGAGAGCACCTGGAGGACCTGTGTCTCAGGCTGCAAGAGGAAAACAGTCTGCTGAGACAACACACTCGTACACAGGAGCAGAGGATACGTag GATGTCTGCCAGACTGATGCGTCTCCGTCAGGCCTGTCCTGGCTCTGGTGCTGTAAAGGAGAGGGACATGGAGGACACCATGCAGGAGCTGGAAGCCCGTGTGGCTATGCTGGAGAGCCAGAAAGGAGTGCTGCAGAACAAACTGAGCCTGGCTAAGCAGCACATTATGGATATCGGGGGACGCACGCCATATAGGTTCAGTAAAG GTAAAAGTATGGAAGTGGAGGGCGGAGTCAGGAGGGCAGCCCAAACTGCCCCACCCCGCTACGGCCCAACGTTGGAAGACACCAgggcagagatggagagatt GTCCAGTGTGACAGAGCAGGTGAGGGCCACAGAGCTGGAGCTGACAGCCCAGGCActcagagacacactgagagagaaggagaaggagataGAGGGGACTGTGAGGGAGATGAGGAAGCAACAGGCTGACAGACACAG AATAATTATTAGAGAGAATGTGGATCTGATCCGTCTACAAAAGCAGCTTACCGACAAGAGCACCGCCCTGAGAGTCACCCAGGAGAAGTTCAACAACCTGCAAGAG GCATATGAGAATCAGCTTGAGGAG AGTCAGAGGTCACTGAGACAAAGCCAGGGTGCTCTGCTGGAGAAAGTGGAGGAGCTGACTGAACAGCTGAagcaggagagacagagagcactgGCACTGGAGGGACAGCTTACCTCCTCTTCCCTGTCTCTACAGACCCTGGACAAG CTACAGGAGCAGATATCAGacctggagggagagagggatcTCATAAAAGAAAACTATAACACTCTACTAGAGAG TACTTTATCTGTGCAAAGCACCCATGATGGTAAGGTGGAACAATATAGAGAAGtgaagcagaggagggaggaacaggaggaaaacATCGGCAGGATGGAAATCCAGAGACTTGAGGACATGCTGCGAGCAGAGAGGGCGGAGAGAGGCAGGCTGGAGCTGGAGAAGGAGAAACTGAGATGTGAAAAGGAGCTATTAGAGGAGAGCAAGGAGCAAGAAAGAG aGTTTTCTGGAATGACGAAGGACAGTCGAGAGCATCTGGAACAGGAGGTACTCAGGTACAGAGAGCAGGTTTCTGCTCTGCAGGACAGACTGGACTCTGTCACCAAG GAGTTTGACATGAGTGTTGAGGAGCTCAGTGAAACTCTCATACAGATCAAG GCATTTAGAATGCAGCAGGAGAGCAGGGCGGGGCTGCGTTTCCTTTGGGCCGATGGGACGGTGGAGGATTCACCCCGCGAGTTGGCAAACATCCAGGTATCACATGCAGAGACTGTGCTGGAATTACAGAAAACCAGAAACATTCTTAAGCTGGAGCACCAGATCAGTAAAGAcctgcag GAAGAGTTGAACACAGTCAGCCAGAagatggggagagagagggaggagagcaggaggaggatggCAGAGAAAGACAAACTTTTATCAAAAAGAGCTCTTCAGATCAACGCTTTACAAG CTCAGTTGAAAGAATTAGCATACAGCCCCAGGAACTACAAACGGACCATACCGATGCAGTACACCTGGCCAGCAGGAGACCAGGAGGTGGTACAGTCCATAGAGGACGACCTGTCTTTCTCTCAGCTGAGGGCTGGAGAGTCACTGTTGGAGATCCACCTTAAG GCTGCCACCTTCACCCCAGCAGGGCTTCGTACTATGAGCGGTGTCCCTCATGAAGACATTGTGACATTCTGCACCTACAGCCTCTTGGACTTTGAGGTGCACTCCACTCCTCTGGTGTCAGGCAGCCAACCCAACTACGGCTTCACATCCCGCTACGCTCTAACAGCCCGAGATCTGGGCAGGCTGGGAGGTCAGGGGTCAAGGGTCAGAGTGGAGCTCCACCAGGCGTTAGGAGGGGTTAGGTTTGTGACGCATGGAAGTGGGCAGATGTCTCTCATGGGTGCCATGGAAAGAAGAGATGAGCGCATTGGTGGAAGTGTGAAAATCACAG GCTCTGAGGGCGCACTTGTTGGTGTCGTGGATTTCTGGGTACGCTTGTTTAACCCTGCAGAGCCCATAGACactgtgtcagagagagaagCTGACTGGAGAACAGCGACACAAAGGAGGCCTGTGCAGATCACTCTGGGCTGGCAAGATACTGGTCATGAG GAGTTACATGACTACGGAGGGGGGATCCCCAATGAGTTGGTGGTTATGCTGGAACGCTGTGTGGGCCTTAATTCTCGCTGGCCTGGACTTCTTCCTGATGCCTACCTGACATACAGGTTCTACGACCTGCCGCCTCACGTCTCTCAAACTGTGCAGTCCACTGCTGACCCAGTGTTCAACGATACCACCAGCTACCCACTAGCAGTCACAGCTGACGTGTTGCACTACCTGAG GTCCAGCAGTTTGTGGGTATATGTGTTTGATGACAGTGATGACCAGATACCGCCACCCTATCTGGCCAAGACCCCCATTCCACTGAGAGCCCTGGCTACAGGCAGGGAGATCAGAG GTGACTATGTCCTGAGGGATCCAGCTGGTGGACCTCGGGGCATGGTCAGGGTCTTGATAAAATGGAGGTACCCCTTCCAACCATCGGCGGATGCTGCGCTGGGTGGACAGGGAAGACAGGACAGAGAAATGGAAAGCAGtgagagggagcagaggaggagagaggaagcaTCACAGAAGCCCATTGCTAAGCCCAGAGTGAAG actcaCCTACTTGAGCCAAGAGAAACCAAAGCTGTGCAGAAAGAGACTAAACCTTTG CCTCGGCCTCCGTCTGTCAAACAGAAAGGCTCACAGAACAAACAACCCATCCCTGTGAAACCGCTTaccacagacaggaagagatccAGCAAGAGATCGCCTGACCTTTACCAGGGCACGCCCCATCTGACCCCAGAGCCAAGACTGACCACGCCTTCTCATTCGCCAACAAGAAA ATCTTCGCCCACCACACCATCTAGGAGAAGCTCTGCCAGCTCTGCCAGGACTCAG GACCTTCCCTCTATGGATCAGGTGTCAATggacgaagaggaggaggaggaagaggagagcagTGAGAGTG ctgctgcaggagacaGTGAAACCTCAGGGTCTTCAGAATCAAGCTCACAAAgcgacatcatcatcatcccacCAAAACGGAAAATGAGGAAG GGAGACAAACTGAGGGTCGAGATTCTGTCCCTGTCGTTTGAACCATCCTCACGTGTGGCGCGCGACAAGTCAGTGCAGCGTGTTTATGTGGAATACCGGCTGCTGGGTGTCCCGATGGAGACGACAGAAACACCCATGTCCCTCCGCAAACCCACAAAGGGAGAGGAGATTCATTACAACTTCACTCGAG TGATTTATGTGGATGGTTCACAGTCAGCTCCACTCAGACAGTACCTTTACACGATGCTGGAGGGCACTGACCCCAACCAGGGCAG GTTAAAGTTCACAGTAGTCAGTGAGCCGATGGACGACGAAAAGGAGTGTGTGGACGTCGGACATGCTTTTCTGGACCTACAGGAACTGCTCCTCACTGGAAATGATGTCAGTGAGCAACAAATTGACG TCATGAGTGTGGATGAAGACAAGGAGGTGATAGGAAATCTGAAAGTATCTCTGGAAGCAGCAAAAGCTCTGACTGGGATATACCGGGAGTTTCACCAGAAAAAGGAGGCCAAGAAAGAAGATGAGACAGATgaagaagatgaggaggaggaagaggaggagaaggaggaggagaaggagaaggagaaggagaaggaagaaGACGAGCAAGAGGAGAAGCAGAAAAAAGATCCGATACCAGTaatagatgatgatgatgatgatgacagtgacTTCTGA